A single Mercenaria mercenaria strain notata chromosome 9, MADL_Memer_1, whole genome shotgun sequence DNA region contains:
- the LOC128559222 gene encoding muscarinic acetylcholine receptor M3-like, which translates to MNSFTYLSTVTSRVSTEQEHVPDHSKDDLAQQLNDEMTRAVLPVTFFVGIEVFAAFFGNLLVIYVFLIRYHVCNFRYFVLCLAFTDITSSLTTMPGEMVTQLYWHVYPVPEVCKIKSFFNVFTVSAEALCLLTIDVDRYMKVCRPLGWQMKPKHAKYVCGIIYVIAFILAVPVYFFWGTHANEKIYKNTTVTVTICEKDEEWLKTNHPLQYSVTVVVIISLCLVLMFVLYVFVARRLLMNKRFRTYTSEQRSSKTSSSIETSPDPIEINSTPDVSESDFSRREDRKSSNLNVQDCDRNIAGNAGRPESRESTLSGVSVDDDQDPREKRNKISTHHSNPRHSGSHDMASRVRRKTLIMFILTVVFIITTILYLTLLSFIARSILDTMSDSSKAVYFFFFRLYFIKHVIYPIIYGVFDQTSYEKF; encoded by the coding sequence ATGAATTCCTTTACATATCTGTCTACAGTTACAAGTCGTGTTTCTACAGAGCAGGAACACGTTCCTGACCACAGTAAAGACGACCTGGCACAACAATTGAATGATGAGATGACACGTGCTGTTCTACCAGTTACATTTTTTGTTGGAATTGAAGTGTTTGCAGCGTTCTTTGGGAACCTACTTGTGATATATGTGTTCCTAATTCGGTATCATGTTTGTAACTTCAGATACTTTGTGCTCTGCTTGGCTTTCACCGACATCACGAGCAGTTTAACCACAATGCCGGGAGAGATGGTGACACAATTATATTGGCACGTGTATCCTGTACCAGAAGTGTGCAAAATTAAATCATTCTTTAATGTGTTCACTGTATCCGCCGAGGCACTGTGTCTTCTAACCATTGATGTGGACCGCTATATGAAAGTGTGTCGGCCACTAGGTTGGCAAATGAAGCCtaaacatgcaaaatatgtatGTGGAATTATATACGTTATAGCATTTATATTGGCCGTACCTGTGTATTTTTTCTGGGGGACGCATGCCAAcgaaaaaatctacaaaaatacgaCAGTAACAGTAACAATATGCGAGAAAGACGAGGAATGGTTGAAGACAAATCATCCACTTCAATATTCCGTTACAGTTGTAGTGATTATTTCCCTATGTctcgttttaatgtttgttttgtatgtgttCGTTGCCAGAAGACTTCTAATGAATAAACGTTTTCGCACCTACACTTCAGAACAACGATCATCCAAAACTTCAAGCAGTATAGAGACTTCTCCGGATCCGATAGAAATAAATTCAACACCGGATGTCAGCGAATCTGACTTCTCAAGAAGAGAAGATAGAAAATCAAGTAACTTGAATGTGCAAGACTGTGACAGAAACATTGCCGGTAATGCAGGCAGACCAGAAAGTCGAGAAAGTACTCTTTCTGGAGTAAGCGTTGATGATGACCAGGATCCTCGGGAAAAACGCAATAAGATATCAACTCATCACAGTAACCCCAGGCACAGTGGTTCACACGACATGGCATCACGAGTCCGGAGGAAAACGCTCATCATGTTTATTTTGACGGTTGTTTTTATAATAACAACGATATTGTACCTAACATTGCTGTCGTTCATTGCAAGATCAATTCTGGACACTATGAGCGATAGTAGCAAAGCCgtctatttctttttctttcgcCTTTATTTCATCAAGCACGTGATTTACCCGATCATTTATGGAGTGTTCGATCAGACAAGTTATGAGAAATTTTAG
- the LOC123546638 gene encoding uncharacterized protein LOC123546638 — MDSFTYLSTVTSRVSTEQEHVTDHNKDDLAQQLNDEMTRAVLPVTVFVGIEVFAAFFGNLLVIYVFLFRYHVCNFRYFVLCLAFTDITSSLTTMPGEMVTQLYWYVYPVPAVCKIKSFFNMFTVSAEALCLLTIGVDRYMKVCRPLGWQIKPKHAKYVCGIIYVIAFILASPVWFFWGTHTNERIYKNTTVTVTICEKDEKWLKTNHPLQYSVTVQVILSLCLVVMFVLYVFVARTLLMNKRIRFRAYALGQQLPTSSNNTETPQSQSPVEINSTPDVSESDFSPREDRKSSDLNEQHGDKNIVDNAARRKSRNNTLSGEIIDDDHDSREKHNKMLTLIRHLYQSEDKSHHSQHASHHAHAHDMTSRVRRKTLIMFILTVVFIITTILYLTLLSLIARSILDTMSDSSKAVYFFFFRLYFINHVINPIIYGVLDPHFRQVMRNFRNALSSTDASK; from the coding sequence ATGGATTCCTTTACATATCTGTCTACAGTTACAAGTCGCGTTTCTACAGAGCAGGAACACGTTACTGACCACAATAAAGACGACCTGGCACAACAATTGAATGATGAGATGACACGTGCTGTTCTACCAGTTACAGTTTTTGTTGGAATTGAAGTGTTTGCAGCGTTCTTTGGGAACCTACTTGTGATATATGTGTTCCTATTTCGGTATCATGTTTGTAACTTCAGATACTTTGTGCTCTGCTTGGCTTTCACCGACATCACGAGCAGTTTAACCACAATGCCGGGAGAGATGGTGACACAGCTATATTGGTACGTGTATCCGGTGCCAGCAGTGTGCAAAATCAAATCATTCTTTAATATGTTCACTGTATCCGCCGAGGCACTGTGTCTTCTAACCATTGGTGTGGACCGCTATATGAAAGTGTGTCGGCCTCTAGGTTGGCAAATAAAGCCtaaacatgcaaaatatgtatGTGGAATTATATACGTTATAGCATTTATATTGGCCTCGCCTGTTTGGTTCTTCTGGGGGACTCATACAAACGAGAGAATCTACAAAAACACGACAGTAACAGTAACAATATGCGAAAAAGACGAGAAATGGTTGAAGACAAATCATCCGCTTCAGTATTCCGTGACAGTTCAAGTAATTTTATCACTGTGTTTGGttgtaatgtttgttttatatgtgttCGTTGCCAGAACACTTCTAATGAATAAACGGATACGTTTTCGCGCCTACGCTTTGGGACAACAATTGCCTACATCTTCAAATAATACAGAGACGCCTCAGTCTCAAAGTCCGGTAGAAATAAATTCAACACCGGATGTTAGTGAATCTGACTTCTCCCCAAGAGAAGACAGAAAATCAAGTGACTTGAACGAGCAGCACGGTGACAAAAACATTGTCGATAATGCAGCCAGACGAAAAAGTCGCAATAATACCCTTTCTGGAGAAATCATTGATGATGACCACGATTCTCGGGAAAAGCACAATAAGATGTTAACTCTTATACGGCACCTGTACCAAAGCGAAGATAAATCTCATCACAGTCAGCACGCTTCACACCATGCACATGCGCACGACATGACATCACGAGTTCGGAGGAAAACGCTCATCATGTTTATCTTGACTGTTGTTTTTATCATAACAACGATATTGTACCTAACATTGCTGTCGTTAATTGCAAGATCTATTCTGGACACCATGAGCGATAGTAGCAAAGCCgtctatttctttttctttcgcCTTTACTTCATCAATCACGTGATTAACCCGATCATTTACGGAGTGCTCGATCCGCACTTCAGACAAGTAATGAGAAATTTTAGAAATGCACTTTCATCTACAGACGCTTCGAAATAG